The window GATCTCCTATTACTTCCTGGGGAACCATTGGCCCTTTGGGGAGGGCCTGTGCCGGCTCACCACTGCCTTCTTCTATGGGAACATGTACTGTTCCGTGCTACTGCTCACGTGCATCAGTGTTGACCGgtacctggctgcagtgcacCCTTTCTTCTCACGCTCCTTCCGCAGCCCAGGCTTTGCCACCTGCACCTGCCTCAGTGTCTGGCTCATCACTGCCATCTTCACCGTGCCCTTGACCCTCTTGCAGCAGTCCTACCCCCTGGATAAGGCAAACATCACGCTGTGTCATGATGTTCTCCCCAGGCAGGAGGAGGCTgagtactactactactacttcgTGTGCTTGGTCGTCTGCGGCTTCCTTGTCCCCTTCGTGGTGATGCTGTTTAGCCACGGCTCGATCCTGTGGATCTTGCTGGGCAGTGGAGAGAGGTACGCATATGCCATGAAGCTCACGGTCCTCGTGCTGCTCACAGTCGTGGTGTTCTACACACCCAGCAACATCCTGCTCCTCGTCCACTATTCCAGCAACTGCTTCAAGCTCTATGGGGACTTGTACGTCAGCTACATGGTGAGCCTGGCCCTCAGCAGCTTCAACAGCTGTGTTGACCCCTTCGTCTACTACTATGTCTCTGAGGACTTCAGAGACAAGGTGAGGTGGAGAATTTTCAGCCGCAGCAAGCGAACCATCACATCGCTGCAAACCTCTAAAGAGACTTTCCCTCAGAAGAGCTCCCACTCACAGTCCCTGGTGTGAGGAGCTGGCACCCCTCACTCCCATCGCATCTGCTTGCTCCAGGGCTGAGGTTCGGATACGGATTAGAGCTCTGAGGTATAGTCTAGGTAGGAAGTTAATGCAGGCAGGGAGGTGAAGGAGACAGATTCTTAAGACTGAATTCATCAGGGCCTTACGAAGTCCTAAGAGGCTTGGAGCCCAAATTGAGAAGGTGACCCCTGTATGCATACTAACCTGTAACAGCGACAGCACATATGACTTCCCATACGGCTGCTCTGCCCCCTCACTATGCTCACTGGGTGCTATAGGCAGGCTGCATAGTTGACTCTCTATATAATGGCAGAGATTGCTGGGGGAAGGAACCTAGAGCATTTGAGGGAAAAGTGGAAGCTTGGGAATGCATTTGCCTGAGCAAACtgaccccggggggggggggggggggctggcaacTTAAAGCCACTCACACACTAGTCTCAGCCTCTAAGCCCACACATCTTGTGCACGGAACCATTTGGCCGGCGTGTCAGGTATTGCTCTGTACACAAAATGTGTCCATACGCAGGCAAAGTTAGGATCTTCCTACCTGACTTGGTAAACCCTCATTCATGGAAATGCCAGATTCTCCTGTTCCTAGCAAGGTCAATTTTATCCCTATTTCAGCAAAAATAAGTACGTTTAGGGGAAGTAGAGAGTTTTGCCAGAACTCAGAGTTTATAGAGTAAGAGAGaaagtgggagtcaggactcctggattctattccatcctctctctcttccactgaTATGCTCTGTGCCCTCAAATAAGTAATTTACTCTCCTTGCACCTCAGtatccctagctgtaaaatggagaggatactaaggctaaattcattaatgcTTGTAAAACGCAGTGAGAGCCTCACATGAGATGCATTGTTTGATGCTAATTATTCTATGTGAATGAGGTGAACTGTCAGCTTCTCTAATAAGGTGCTTCTCACTTTGCAAATCCTCAGCCCATTACTGGTAAGAAATGTACAAACAATATCCATCCATTCCCTTTACGCAAAATGCTCTGCTGTTCTGCACTTGTTATTTCTTTGAAGCGAACTGCCTCTCTTTAGTATGTTATGAAGGGAGCCCAGCTTGTGCCCAGGAAAAAGGATTTTCATGTCTCTTCAAGACAGGATATTCATTAAGTATTGAAAACTCCTACACTGGAATCCCACACTTCTTTTGTGTAACCTCTGTTGAGACCCAACCTCCCCACCACACCCACTAAAATAGCTGACCATGCCTGCAGCTGGATTCAGGAATGTGTTGCAAATGTGACAAGTTACAGCCACTGTATCCCTCAAAACAAAATTGAAGGCACCTCCTGGCAAACAATGAAGCAGAAATGGATGGGACACCAGAAACTGCTTAGAACTGTTGAATACTTTGATTCTGTTGATACGTGTATTACTGTTGCCCTCTCAGTGCTGTGCAACAGTATAGCTGGTAGCTTAGAGAAAGCTTAGAGCCACAGCCCTGCAGTATGCTCCCCCTGTAGTATTACGAGGCAGATGTTAGTAGAGAGGAGAGGA is drawn from Trachemys scripta elegans isolate TJP31775 chromosome 22, CAS_Tse_1.0, whole genome shotgun sequence and contains these coding sequences:
- the F2RL3 gene encoding proteinase-activated receptor 4, translated to MEISSCEFLSYRLVLWCSLWGLCSASLDYDDYSQNSTNEQVITSANTLCPRAIPGATVTRGNVTYLSIHEDSRSQLSSAVTVWLIPCLYTAVFLVGLPANGLALWVLATRIEKLTSTIFLMNLAAADLLLVLVLPFKISYYFLGNHWPFGEGLCRLTTAFFYGNMYCSVLLLTCISVDRYLAAVHPFFSRSFRSPGFATCTCLSVWLITAIFTVPLTLLQQSYPLDKANITLCHDVLPRQEEAEYYYYYFVCLVVCGFLVPFVVMLFSHGSILWILLGSGERYAYAMKLTVLVLLTVVVFYTPSNILLLVHYSSNCFKLYGDLYVSYMVSLALSSFNSCVDPFVYYYVSEDFRDKVRWRIFSRSKRTITSLQTSKETFPQKSSHSQSLV